The Mesotoga sp. UBA6090 DNA segment CCCGAGAAATTCTACTCTTCTTCGCCACCAAACTACTCATGGGATGTGTATTCAGTTGGGGGGATTCTATACTTTCTTCTGAGTGGAGAGGATCCCGTTCCATCGACAGAAAGGGTTAAGGGAGTTCCTCTCATCTTCGATACGTTTTCAAGAAGAGCCAAGCGAATTCTCGGCAAGTCAATGGCATTAGTCTCAGAGAAAAGGTACTCTGATGCAACCGGTTTCAGAAGGGCCTTGAAGTCCAGATTCTTTGGATTCTGATTCAGCGTTTGGCAATCAAGTCGTATACATTTACCATTTCTCTTGAAAGATCAGAGAACTCGTCGATTTCTTCCAGAAGGCCGAGAAACATCTCTTTGACTTTCATCTGAGCTTCCTCAAGGGATTCGAACGAGAGTATAGTGAGTTTGTCTTGTTTACCATCTTTTCCCGGCGTCTTTCCAAGCTCGGTTTCGGTAGATGTTACATCTTTTATGTCATCCATCATCTGAAACAACTTGCCGAATCTCAGCCCCAGTTGGCGCATTTGAACGAATTTCTCTTCCTTTCTCCCGGCAAATGGAGCTGCAAAACAGAACCCGAAAAGAGAACCTGTCTTAGAACCGTGAATCCTCTCCATTTGTTCTCTTGACTTGTTTTCGGGAAAGACGTCTTCGAACTCACCTTTGACAACCTCCAGAGAAGTCTCTTGCCAGAGTTTCAATAGAGTCAGCTTAGAACTGCTTTCGATATCTAGAGAAGATAGGAGTTTTGAGGGATACAACATGAGGAAATCCCCGGCCAATATGGCCTTGCACTCATCGAATTTCACGTGACTAGATGGTAAACCCCGCCTTATCGTATCGTTGTCTATTGCAGGGAGATCATCGTGGATCAAACTTCCGCTATGGAAGAGTTCCACAGCAATCCCTGTCTTTAAAGCATTTTCGTCCCCAAAGCCAGTGAATCTCGATAGTTCCCAGACAAGATACGCTCTGAGTCTCTTTCCACCAGCCAGAGGAGTATAAGAGACTACTTCTTTCAACGGTTCATAAAGGTCCAGTTCATCGAGAAACCTTCTGAGATTCATGTTGAAAAAAGGTGTAAATTCAGCTAGATTCATTGTTCTCGTCTTTTCCTCTAAAGTGTTTCTTGAGCTCTTCAATGTCAAGATTTTCGACGAACTTCTTGAAGCCTTCATTTTCCTCTTCCTGACCGTGCTGAAGAGTGTCAGTCTTAAGGTTGCTCAGATCGATTGAACTCTCAGCGAATACAGTATCTTCTACGAAAATTGGGAAACCCTTCTTAACGGCAAGCACTAGACAGTCCGATGGGCGAGCATCTATTACGTATAATTGACCGTTTCGATCCTGCAGATGTAGAGTCGCGTAATAGATATTGTCTTTTACCTGCCCAATCACCGCCTTTTCGAAAGTACCCCCGAGTTGTGAGACTGTATTTAGAAAGAGATCATATGTCAAAGGCCTCGGGAAGTCTTTTCCACTAACAGCAAGGGCAAGAGCCTCTGCTTCAAATGGGCCGATCCATATTCCAAACCCTTTGTTTGTCTTTTCAACTTCCAGTATGACTACCGGGGAATTACTCTGGTCGAGAGCCAACCCTCTAAGTCTTACCTGCAACATAAAACCCACCTCAGTTTCTAAGTGATTCCAGTGCATCTCTAATTATATTATAGACTTCTTCGCTGAACTCTTTTTCGGAAGCGAAATCTTCCGGTAAAACCGGCTTAGATATGGCAAGAGAGATCCTTGACGGAGTGATAAGAAAACTGTTCTTCTTCAGAAGATTACGAGTTCCGTCTAGAGCCACAGGGATGACTTTTACTCCAAGCTTGAAAGGTATTGAAAGACTCCCTTCTTTGAATTCTCCAATTTCACCGGCTTCGCTGCGGGTTCCTTCCGGAAAAAGCAGAATTGTCCCGTCCTCTTTCAGTATTCTGAAGATCTTCCTCATAGCACCTGCTGTTTGCGATCTGTTTCCCCTCTCGATGTATACTCCGTCGAGAGCGCTTATGAACCAGTTGATGCCTGGAATTCTCGACAGCTCTTTCTTTGCTATGAAAGAAATTTCCGGATAGACGTAGCCCGGTATAAGCGGTATGTCGAACGCGCTTTGATGGTTTGCGACGATTACCATTGGTCCGGTCTGGGGCACATTTTCCTTGCCTGCTACCCTGACCTTTGATCCCGAAAGTACAAAGGCCGCTCTGCCAAATCTCGAGACTTCTCTCGAAATGAAAGTCTTTCTCTCTTTCTTCCCTTTTATTTTGCCTATCAAGTTTCCGATAAGGATCACGATTCCGCCATAGACATAGATGTAAAGGACTCCAAGCACGGCTATCCAGACAGTGACTGCCAGACTAAGTAGCTTTTTCAGGAATCTCAATTCCCCTAACCTCCAATATCTCGCCATTCTTCATTCTGTACATTTTCGACTTGTTCAGGGCTTTCGTCGTCAAGTCCTCAAAGTCCAGCCCGGCTTCTACCCGGTTGATGTCAAATAGTCTTGCCTTTGTTGCGGGACTCGATGGCACGAACACCGTACAACAGTCTTCATAAGGCAGTATTGACGTCTCAAACGTCCCGATTTTCTTGGCTAGCTCTATAGTTTCGATTTTATCGTAAGTGAGCAAAGGCCTGAGCACTATCAAATCTGTCTGTTCTTCAATTATTCTTAGATTTTCGAGAGTTTGACTCGCCACCTGGCCAAGGTTC contains these protein-coding regions:
- a CDS encoding polyprenyl synthetase family protein gives rise to the protein MNLAEFTPFFNMNLRRFLDELDLYEPLKEVVSYTPLAGGKRLRAYLVWELSRFTGFGDENALKTGIAVELFHSGSLIHDDLPAIDNDTIRRGLPSSHVKFDECKAILAGDFLMLYPSKLLSSLDIESSSKLTLLKLWQETSLEVVKGEFEDVFPENKSREQMERIHGSKTGSLFGFCFAAPFAGRKEEKFVQMRQLGLRFGKLFQMMDDIKDVTSTETELGKTPGKDGKQDKLTILSFESLEEAQMKVKEMFLGLLEEIDEFSDLSREMVNVYDLIAKR
- a CDS encoding bifunctional nuclease family protein; translation: MLQVRLRGLALDQSNSPVVILEVEKTNKGFGIWIGPFEAEALALAVSGKDFPRPLTYDLFLNTVSQLGGTFEKAVIGQVKDNIYYATLHLQDRNGQLYVIDARPSDCLVLAVKKGFPIFVEDTVFAESSIDLSNLKTDTLQHGQEEENEGFKKFVENLDIEELKKHFRGKDENNESS
- a CDS encoding lysophospholipid acyltransferase family protein produces the protein MRFLKKLLSLAVTVWIAVLGVLYIYVYGGIVILIGNLIGKIKGKKERKTFISREVSRFGRAAFVLSGSKVRVAGKENVPQTGPMVIVANHQSAFDIPLIPGYVYPEISFIAKKELSRIPGINWFISALDGVYIERGNRSQTAGAMRKIFRILKEDGTILLFPEGTRSEAGEIGEFKEGSLSIPFKLGVKVIPVALDGTRNLLKKNSFLITPSRISLAISKPVLPEDFASEKEFSEEVYNIIRDALESLRN